One Thiocapsa bogorovii DNA segment encodes these proteins:
- a CDS encoding class I SAM-dependent methyltransferase, translating into MSLSLAEKPTFDQQDAETFAERIGQILDSGAVAVMLSIGHRTGLLDLMAKLPPSTSHRIASEAGLSERYVREWLAAMTTGRIVRYDPVRRTYTLPAEHAACLTRDGIIGNFAVYAQYVTLMGQVQDRTLACFETGDGLGYGDFPDFHQVMCEDSNQTVVAQLFDTLLPLVPGLNRRLEAGIEVLDAGCARGRALIAMAQRYPRSRFTGYDLCPDAIADATRDARANGTENVRFEVRDLSHFQERERYDFVVSFDAVHDQKDPRDLLRRLCGALRPGGVYLMQDIGGSAHLEKNLDFPMASLLYAISCVHCTPVSLGQGGEGLGTMWGWETAEGMLREAGFAEIERHVLPHDPMNVWFVSRKG; encoded by the coding sequence ATGTCACTGTCACTCGCAGAGAAACCGACCTTCGATCAACAAGACGCCGAAACCTTTGCCGAGCGCATCGGGCAGATCCTCGACTCCGGTGCCGTCGCCGTCATGCTCTCGATCGGACACCGCACCGGGTTGCTCGACCTCATGGCCAAGCTGCCGCCGAGCACCAGCCACCGCATCGCCTCGGAGGCGGGACTGTCGGAGCGCTATGTGCGCGAATGGCTTGCGGCCATGACCACCGGTCGCATCGTCCGGTACGACCCGGTGCGTCGAACCTACACGCTGCCGGCCGAGCATGCCGCGTGCCTCACGCGCGACGGGATCATCGGCAACTTCGCCGTCTACGCCCAGTATGTGACCCTGATGGGCCAGGTCCAGGATCGCACACTCGCCTGCTTCGAGACCGGGGATGGTCTGGGCTACGGCGACTTCCCGGACTTTCACCAGGTGATGTGCGAGGACAGCAACCAGACCGTGGTCGCGCAGCTCTTCGACACGCTGCTCCCGCTGGTCCCCGGACTCAACCGGCGCCTCGAGGCCGGGATCGAGGTCTTGGACGCCGGCTGCGCACGTGGCCGGGCCCTGATCGCGATGGCGCAGCGTTATCCGCGCAGCCGCTTTACCGGCTACGACCTCTGTCCCGACGCCATCGCGGATGCGACGCGCGACGCACGGGCGAACGGAACGGAGAACGTCCGTTTCGAAGTGCGGGACCTGAGCCACTTCCAGGAGCGGGAGCGGTACGACTTCGTCGTCTCCTTCGATGCGGTGCACGATCAGAAAGACCCCCGGGACCTCTTGAGACGCCTCTGCGGGGCGCTGCGTCCCGGCGGTGTCTATCTGATGCAGGACATCGGCGGCTCCGCACACCTGGAGAAGAATCTCGACTTTCCGATGGCATCGCTGCTTTATGCGATCTCCTGCGTCCACTGCACGCCCGTCTCGCTCGGACAAGGCGGAGAGGGACTCGGCACCATGTGGGGTTGGGAGACCGCGGAGGGGATGCTGCGCGAAGCCGGCTTCGCGGAGATCGAGCGGCATGTGCTTCCGCATGACCCGATGAATGTCTGGTTCGTCTCGCGGAAGGGTTGA